The following proteins come from a genomic window of Pseudomonas sp. WJP1:
- a CDS encoding LLM class flavin-dependent oxidoreductase, translating to MTRQLKLGAFLMATGHHVAAWRHPHVPADAGLDFAHYKRLAQIAEAAKFDALFIADSVAAATGAIASRMARSDHFEPLTLLSALSVVTEHIGLIATATTSYNEPYHVARKFASLDHLSGGRAGWNLVTSDNAAEALNFGRTEHLGHAERYSRAREFHQVVTGLWDSWEDDAFIRDKASGTYYHPEKVHTLDHLGEHFRVKGPLNVARSPQGQPVIVQAGSSEAGRELAAQTAEVVFTAQTSLTSAQAFYRDLKGRLSRYGRSDDSLKIMPGVFVVVGQTESEAREKNETFQQLVEPEVGVALLGRMLGNFDLSKYPLDGPLPDLPLTESGQQSRQKLLTELAGQEHLSLAELGRRIAGGRGHYSLVGTPAQIADRLQEWFEQGAADGFNVLVPHLPDGLEDFARGVVPELQRRGLFRTEYEGRTLRQNLGLARPSNRFATKPVEDFR from the coding sequence ATGACCCGACAGCTCAAGCTTGGCGCTTTCCTGATGGCGACAGGGCACCACGTCGCCGCCTGGCGCCATCCACACGTGCCGGCCGATGCCGGCCTGGACTTCGCCCACTACAAGCGTCTGGCGCAGATCGCCGAAGCGGCCAAATTCGATGCTTTGTTCATCGCCGACAGCGTGGCGGCAGCGACTGGGGCCATCGCCAGTCGCATGGCCCGTTCCGACCATTTTGAACCGCTGACGCTGCTCTCGGCGTTGAGCGTGGTGACCGAGCATATCGGGCTGATTGCCACGGCCACCACCAGCTACAACGAGCCGTACCATGTCGCGCGCAAGTTCGCTTCCCTGGATCATCTCTCAGGAGGGCGCGCGGGGTGGAATCTGGTGACGTCCGACAATGCCGCCGAAGCGCTGAACTTTGGCCGCACCGAGCATCTTGGGCATGCCGAGCGCTACAGCCGGGCGCGAGAGTTTCATCAGGTGGTCACCGGGCTTTGGGACAGTTGGGAAGACGACGCCTTTATCCGCGACAAGGCCAGTGGAACCTACTACCACCCGGAAAAAGTCCACACGCTGGATCATCTCGGCGAACACTTCCGGGTCAAAGGCCCGCTGAACGTAGCGCGTTCGCCTCAGGGGCAACCGGTGATCGTACAGGCCGGTTCTTCCGAGGCCGGTCGTGAGCTGGCGGCGCAAACGGCCGAGGTGGTGTTTACCGCGCAGACGTCGCTGACCAGTGCCCAGGCGTTTTATCGCGACCTGAAAGGGCGTTTGAGTCGATACGGTCGCAGCGACGACTCGCTGAAGATCATGCCCGGTGTTTTCGTGGTCGTCGGGCAAACTGAAAGCGAAGCCCGGGAAAAAAATGAAACGTTTCAGCAATTAGTCGAACCCGAGGTTGGCGTGGCCTTGCTTGGGCGTATGCTGGGCAACTTCGATTTGTCGAAGTACCCGCTGGACGGGCCGTTGCCCGACTTGCCGCTGACTGAAAGCGGTCAGCAAAGCCGACAAAAATTGCTGACGGAGCTGGCCGGCCAGGAGCACCTCAGCCTCGCCGAACTGGGTCGCAGGATTGCTGGCGGTCGCGGGCATTACAGCCTGGTGGGAACGCCGGCGCAGATTGCCGATCGCTTGCAGGAGTGGTTCGAACAGGGCGCGGCGGATGGCTTCAATGTGCTGGTGCCGCACTTGCCCGACGGTCTGGAGGATTTTGCCCGCGGCGTTGTACCGGAGCTGCAACGGCGCGGATTGTTCAGAACCGAATACGAAGGTCGCACGCTGCGTCAGAACCTTGGACTGGCGAGGCCTTCCAACAGATTTGCGACAAAACCGGTTGAAGATTTCAGATAA
- the mgrA gene encoding L-glyceraldehyde 3-phosphate reductase — protein MTYTAAENRYDSIPYRRVGRSGLVLPALSLGLWHNFGDSTPIDTQRALLRTAFDLGINHFDLANNYGPPYGSAETNFGRLLREDFKQYRDELIISSKAGWDMWPGPYGQGGGSRKYVLASLDQSLQRLGLDYVDIFYSHRFDPDTPLEETASALATAVQQGKALYIGISSYSGVKTREIAALLKEWKVPLLIHQPAYNLLNRWVEKDLLDTTDELGTGVIAFTPLAQGLLTDKYLNGVPADARVNRPGGGSLQAAHLSESNIAQVRALNEIAKRRGQSLAQLALAWTLRDPRVTSALIGASRPEQIIENVGALKNLSFSAEELAEIDRFAQEGGINLWEKPSTAE, from the coding sequence ATGACTTACACCGCTGCCGAAAACCGCTACGACTCCATCCCTTACCGCCGCGTGGGCCGCAGCGGGTTGGTGCTGCCGGCGCTGTCCCTGGGCCTGTGGCACAACTTCGGCGACAGCACGCCGATCGACACCCAGCGTGCGCTGTTGCGCACGGCGTTCGACCTGGGCATCAACCATTTCGACCTGGCCAACAACTACGGCCCGCCGTATGGCAGTGCTGAAACCAACTTCGGGCGTTTGCTGCGTGAGGACTTCAAGCAGTACCGCGACGAGTTGATCATTTCCAGCAAGGCTGGTTGGGACATGTGGCCCGGCCCTTACGGTCAGGGCGGCGGTTCGCGCAAGTACGTGCTCGCCAGCCTTGACCAGAGCCTGCAGCGCCTGGGCCTCGATTATGTGGACATCTTCTATTCCCATCGTTTCGACCCGGACACGCCGCTGGAAGAAACCGCCAGTGCCCTGGCTACCGCCGTACAGCAGGGTAAGGCGTTGTACATCGGTATCTCGTCTTATTCAGGGGTGAAAACCCGCGAAATAGCGGCGTTGCTCAAAGAGTGGAAAGTCCCGTTGTTGATTCACCAACCGGCCTACAACCTGCTCAATCGCTGGGTGGAAAAGGACCTGCTGGACACCACCGACGAACTCGGCACCGGCGTGATTGCCTTCACGCCGCTGGCTCAGGGGCTGCTGACAGACAAGTACCTCAACGGCGTGCCGGCGGATGCGCGAGTCAACCGTCCGGGCGGTGGTTCGTTGCAGGCCGCGCATTTGTCCGAGAGCAACATTGCCCAGGTGCGCGCGCTCAATGAGATCGCCAAGCGTCGCGGTCAGAGCCTGGCACAACTGGCGCTGGCCTGGACCCTGCGCGATCCTCGGGTGACCTCTGCGCTGATCGGCGCGAGCCGGCCGGAGCAGATTATCGAGAACGTGGGGGCGTTGAAGAATTTGAGCTTTAGCGCAGAAGAGTTGGCGGAGATTGACCGGTTTGCCCAGGAGGGGGGGATCAATCTTTGGGAGAAGCCTTCGACGGCTGAGTAA
- a CDS encoding helix-turn-helix domain-containing protein, which yields MRTGVAGFQSERLKQLRLTCGITQTALAEMVGRASGNISKWENGLQVPEADAFQRLCEVFGVSENWLLEEQIVTNENTPFFFRSQVSATANAREIAEVRLEWLQDISYKLQESLEFVAVNVPHLEESNCLLISDEEIERMASECRQAWGLGIAPIPNVVHVLENAGIVCARTTLGHLKMDGVSNWYELDQRPYVLLVADKANGIRNRFDAAHELGHIVLHRHVSKEQYESNYALLESQAHRFASAFLMPAESFLREIRWPTLDTLLALKPRWKVSVAAMVRRCLDLEIINDTTTTRLWKARSARGWVKGEPMDGDYDFERPLLIAQGVKMLVDNKVLSRSQVRQLLGLPLPILESLCSLDKGYFTLPDQSQVIDMQFRKRSARDTFFNETAEILGFPSKK from the coding sequence ATGAGAACTGGAGTCGCGGGCTTTCAGTCCGAGCGTCTCAAACAGTTGCGGCTCACGTGTGGTATCACCCAGACCGCCTTGGCCGAAATGGTGGGACGCGCCTCTGGAAATATTTCTAAATGGGAGAACGGGCTTCAGGTTCCTGAAGCCGATGCTTTTCAGCGGTTATGCGAGGTCTTTGGCGTCAGTGAAAACTGGCTCCTGGAGGAGCAAATCGTAACCAATGAGAACACACCGTTTTTCTTCCGCTCACAAGTGAGTGCCACCGCTAATGCGAGAGAAATAGCGGAGGTACGCTTGGAGTGGCTTCAGGACATCTCATACAAGCTTCAAGAAAGCCTTGAATTCGTCGCCGTTAATGTTCCTCATCTGGAAGAAAGCAATTGCCTGCTGATTTCCGACGAAGAAATCGAACGAATGGCTAGTGAATGTCGTCAAGCTTGGGGCCTGGGAATCGCTCCCATACCCAATGTCGTTCATGTTCTGGAGAATGCGGGGATCGTCTGCGCTCGAACCACGCTAGGCCACCTGAAAATGGATGGTGTATCAAATTGGTATGAGCTGGATCAACGACCTTATGTACTCCTTGTAGCAGACAAGGCAAATGGCATTCGAAATCGATTCGATGCGGCCCATGAGCTTGGGCATATCGTTCTCCACCGGCATGTTTCCAAGGAACAGTACGAATCGAATTACGCTCTGCTTGAATCACAGGCACATCGATTTGCAAGCGCATTCCTAATGCCAGCAGAGAGTTTCCTGAGGGAGATTCGCTGGCCTACGCTGGATACCTTGCTAGCTCTGAAGCCACGCTGGAAGGTGTCTGTGGCAGCGATGGTTCGCAGATGTCTTGACCTAGAGATAATCAACGACACCACGACAACGAGATTGTGGAAAGCCAGGTCAGCAAGAGGTTGGGTCAAGGGCGAACCAATGGATGGCGATTATGATTTTGAAAGGCCGCTGTTAATTGCTCAAGGCGTGAAAATGCTCGTGGATAATAAGGTACTTTCCCGATCTCAAGTGAGACAGCTATTGGGGCTGCCTCTACCCATTCTTGAAAGCCTGTGTAGCTTGGATAAGGGTTACTTTACCCTCCCAGATCAATCGCAGGTGATCGACATGCAGTTCAGAAAGAGATCTGCGAGGGATACATTTTTCAACGAAACAGCAGAGATACTTGGCTTCCCAAGCAAAAAATAA
- the tauD gene encoding taurine dioxygenase: protein MSHLTIVPLSSALGAQISGVDVSQPLNLEQRDAIEQALLKHQVLFFRDQPITPQQQARFAANFGDLHIHPIYPNVPEQPEVLILDTAVTDVRDNAIWHTDVTFLPTPAMGAVLSAKLLPEFGGDTLWASGIAAYEALSAPLKSLLEGLTATHDFTRSFPLERYGNTPEALTQWEETRRKNPPLSHPVIRTHPVSGRRSLFVNEGFTSKINELSETESEAILKFLFAHTTRPEFTIRWRWQKDDIAFWDNRVTQHYAVDDYRPARRVMQRATVLGDVPFFR from the coding sequence ATGAGCCACCTGACCATCGTCCCCCTAAGCTCCGCCCTCGGCGCACAAATCAGCGGCGTCGACGTCAGCCAGCCGCTGAACCTGGAACAACGCGACGCCATCGAGCAGGCGCTGCTCAAGCACCAGGTGCTGTTCTTCCGTGACCAGCCGATCACCCCGCAGCAGCAGGCGCGATTCGCCGCCAATTTCGGCGACCTGCACATCCACCCGATCTACCCGAACGTACCGGAACAGCCAGAGGTGCTGATCCTCGACACCGCCGTCACCGACGTGCGTGACAACGCGATCTGGCACACCGACGTGACCTTCCTGCCAACCCCGGCCATGGGCGCGGTGCTCAGTGCCAAGCTGCTGCCGGAGTTTGGCGGCGATACCCTGTGGGCCAGTGGCATCGCCGCCTATGAAGCCTTGTCGGCACCCTTGAAAAGCCTGCTCGAAGGGCTGACCGCCACCCACGACTTCACTCGCTCGTTCCCGCTGGAGCGCTATGGCAACACGCCTGAAGCATTGACCCAGTGGGAAGAGACTCGGCGCAAGAATCCGCCGCTGTCACACCCGGTGATCCGCACACATCCAGTGAGCGGACGTCGCTCACTGTTCGTCAACGAGGGCTTCACCTCGAAGATCAACGAGTTGTCGGAAACCGAGAGCGAGGCGATCCTGAAGTTCCTGTTCGCCCATACGACCCGCCCGGAATTCACCATTCGCTGGCGCTGGCAGAAAGACGACATAGCGTTCTGGGACAACCGCGTGACCCAGCATTATGCGGTCGATGATTACCGGCCAGCGCGGCGGGTGATGCAGCGGGCGACGGTGTTGGGGGATGTGCCGTTTTTTCGATGA
- the tauC gene encoding taurine ABC transporter permease TauC produces the protein MSSYEIPAAAVKPGTTVIPLRRSLSTRWISVLTLVALVVIWWAVTATGLIEPLFLPPPSAVLQKGWLLVTSGYMDSTLWQHLGASLSRIGLGLGFAVLTAVPVGIAIGANRIARGVLDPLIEFYRPIPPLAYLPLIVIWCGIGELSKVLLIYLAIFAPIAIATATGVRTVDPAKLRAAQSLGATRAQLIRHVILPSALPDILTGVRIGLGVGWSTLVAAELIAATSGLGFMVQSAAQFLVTDVVVLGILVIALIAFAMEMGLRALQRKLVPWHGQAH, from the coding sequence ATGAGCAGCTACGAAATTCCCGCCGCGGCGGTCAAACCAGGCACTACGGTCATTCCACTGCGCCGCAGTTTGAGCACCCGCTGGATCAGTGTGCTGACGCTGGTCGCGCTCGTTGTCATTTGGTGGGCCGTCACGGCGACTGGCTTGATCGAACCTCTGTTCCTGCCGCCACCGTCCGCCGTGCTGCAAAAAGGCTGGCTGTTGGTCACCAGCGGCTACATGGATTCGACCTTGTGGCAGCACTTGGGCGCGAGCCTCAGCCGCATTGGCTTGGGGCTCGGCTTTGCGGTGCTGACCGCCGTGCCGGTTGGCATTGCCATCGGTGCCAACCGTATTGCCCGAGGCGTGCTGGATCCGTTGATCGAGTTCTACCGCCCTATTCCACCGCTGGCTTACCTGCCGCTGATCGTGATCTGGTGCGGTATCGGCGAGTTGTCGAAAGTGCTGTTGATCTACCTGGCCATTTTCGCCCCGATAGCCATCGCCACCGCCACTGGTGTGCGAACCGTCGACCCGGCCAAATTGCGCGCCGCGCAGTCACTGGGCGCGACCCGCGCACAACTGATCCGCCATGTGATTCTGCCGAGCGCCTTGCCGGACATCTTGACTGGCGTGCGCATTGGCCTGGGCGTGGGTTGGTCGACGCTGGTGGCCGCCGAATTGATTGCCGCCACCAGCGGCCTGGGTTTCATGGTGCAGTCGGCTGCGCAGTTCCTGGTCACCGATGTGGTGGTGCTGGGGATTCTGGTGATCGCGCTGATTGCCTTCGCCATGGAGATGGGCCTGCGTGCCCTGCAACGCAAACTGGTGCCATGGCACGGCCAGGCTCACTGA
- the tauB gene encoding taurine ABC transporter ATP-binding subunit, giving the protein MALLQLERISAQYPGSPTPVLADISLTLGPQQLLVALGPSGSGKTSLLNLIAGFVEPSAGRITLDGVPVKGPSAERGVVFQDDALLPWQDVLANVGFGLELAGVARDKREIRAREMLALVDLAGFESRRIWQLSGGQKQRVGLARALAADPRVLLMDEPFGALDAFTREQMQELLLQVWRRTAKPVFLITHDIEEAVFLATDLILLAPNPGQIVERLHLDFGQRYAAGESARSIKSDPRFIETREHVLAKVFSQRSAAQRQEHA; this is encoded by the coding sequence ATGGCATTGCTACAGCTGGAGCGCATCAGCGCACAGTACCCCGGTAGCCCTACACCGGTACTGGCGGATATTTCCCTGACCCTCGGGCCCCAGCAGTTGCTGGTCGCCCTCGGCCCGTCCGGCAGTGGCAAGACCTCGCTGTTGAACCTGATTGCCGGTTTCGTCGAACCCAGTGCCGGGCGCATTACCCTCGACGGCGTGCCGGTCAAAGGCCCGAGCGCCGAGCGCGGCGTGGTGTTCCAGGACGACGCCCTGCTGCCCTGGCAGGACGTGCTGGCCAACGTCGGCTTTGGCCTGGAACTGGCCGGCGTTGCTCGGGACAAACGCGAAATCCGCGCAAGGGAAATGCTTGCACTGGTGGACCTTGCCGGTTTTGAAAGCCGCCGGATCTGGCAACTCTCGGGCGGCCAGAAACAGCGGGTCGGCCTGGCCCGCGCGCTCGCTGCCGATCCGCGTGTATTGCTGATGGACGAACCCTTCGGTGCCCTCGACGCCTTCACCCGCGAACAGATGCAAGAGTTGCTGCTGCAAGTCTGGCGGCGTACCGCCAAACCAGTCTTCCTGATTACCCACGACATTGAAGAAGCGGTGTTTCTCGCCACGGATCTGATTCTGCTGGCACCCAATCCCGGGCAGATCGTCGAGCGCCTGCACCTGGATTTCGGTCAGCGTTACGCCGCCGGTGAATCGGCACGGTCAATCAAGTCCGATCCGCGCTTTATCGAAACCCGCGAACACGTGCTCGCCAAAGTGTTCTCCCAACGCAGCGCCGCCCAGCGGCAGGAGCACGCATGA
- the tauA gene encoding taurine ABC transporter substrate-binding protein, whose amino-acid sequence MKLNFPLRLLAAASLAAASFLAQAADVTVAYQTTVDPAKVAQADGAYEKATKADINWRKFDNGADIIAAIASGDVQIGYLGSSPLTAAITRKVPVETFLIATQIGAAEALVARDGSGIKTPQDLIGKKIAVPFVSTGHYSLLAALKHWNIDPSKVTVLNLAPPAIIAAWKRGDIDATYVWDPALGVAKENGKVLITSGELAKFGAPTFDAWIVRKDFAEKHPEIVTAFAKVTLDAYADYRKDPQAWLANQGNVDKLVKLSGAKASDIPLLLQGNVYPLAADQVITLGAPTTKAITDTAVFLKEQGKVDAVLPDYAPYVSAKFITD is encoded by the coding sequence ATGAAACTGAATTTCCCCCTTCGCTTGCTGGCGGCCGCCTCCCTGGCGGCGGCGAGCTTTCTTGCCCAGGCAGCCGACGTGACTGTCGCTTACCAGACCACCGTAGACCCGGCGAAAGTCGCCCAGGCCGACGGCGCGTACGAAAAAGCCACCAAGGCCGACATCAATTGGCGCAAATTCGACAACGGTGCCGACATCATCGCCGCCATCGCCTCGGGTGACGTGCAGATCGGCTACCTCGGTTCCAGCCCGCTGACAGCAGCGATCACCCGCAAGGTGCCGGTGGAAACCTTCCTGATCGCGACCCAGATCGGCGCCGCCGAAGCCCTGGTGGCCCGCGACGGTTCCGGGATCAAGACCCCGCAAGACCTGATCGGCAAGAAAATCGCCGTACCCTTCGTTTCCACCGGCCACTACAGCCTGCTGGCCGCGCTGAAGCACTGGAACATCGACCCATCGAAAGTCACGGTGCTGAACCTGGCTCCGCCGGCGATCATTGCCGCCTGGAAACGCGGTGACATCGACGCCACTTACGTTTGGGACCCGGCACTCGGTGTGGCCAAGGAAAACGGCAAGGTGCTGATCACCTCCGGCGAACTGGCCAAGTTCGGCGCGCCAACCTTCGATGCCTGGATCGTGCGCAAGGACTTCGCCGAGAAGCACCCGGAAATCGTCACCGCGTTCGCCAAGGTGACCCTGGATGCCTACGCCGATTACCGCAAAGACCCACAAGCCTGGCTCGCCAATCAAGGCAACGTCGACAAGCTGGTAAAACTGTCCGGCGCCAAGGCCAGCGACATTCCACTGCTGCTGCAAGGCAACGTCTACCCGCTGGCAGCCGATCAAGTGATCACGCTAGGCGCACCGACCACCAAGGCCATCACCGACACCGCCGTGTTCCTCAAGGAACAAGGCAAGGTTGATGCTGTGCTACCGGACTACGCGCCGTACGTCAGCGCCAAATTCATCACGGATTGA
- the gshA gene encoding glutamate--cysteine ligase, protein MSELLNRRLALLGERANLSLLEQCLHGIERECLRVTDEGRLAQTPHPEELGSALTNEQITTDYSESLLEFITPALPDPADTLASLDSIHRFAYSKLGTEYLWSPSMPCPLPAEEDIPIAYYGTSNIGQLKYVYRKGLALRYGKTMQCIAGIHYNFSLPEKLWPLLKQAEGFTGTDRDYQSSAYIALIRNFRRYSWLLMYLFGASPALDAGFLRGRSHQLEQLDPDTLYLPYATSLRMSDLGYQSNAQAGLTPCYNDLNSYTDSLRKAVATPYAPYVEVGTHQDGEWVQLNTNILQIENEYYSNIRPKRVTYTGERPIQALMARGIQYVEVRCLDINPFLPMGIDLTESRFLDAFLLYCALNDSPLLTNTSCTNATSNFLSVVKEGRRPGLQLQRDGHPVDLKEWAGQLLEQIAPLAALLDQSHGGDAHSKALDAQMAKVQNPALTPSAQVLAAMAEHKESFAQFSLRQSRVHAEFFRSEPLPAEQQTRFEELARSSLAQQAELEQNEVGDFDVFVGAYQASILAISN, encoded by the coding sequence TTGAGCGAACTTCTCAACCGCCGCCTGGCCCTGCTCGGCGAGCGCGCTAACCTCTCTCTGCTCGAACAGTGCCTTCACGGCATCGAACGTGAATGCCTGCGCGTGACCGATGAAGGTCGCCTGGCGCAAACGCCGCACCCCGAAGAATTGGGTTCCGCGCTGACCAACGAACAGATCACCACCGACTATTCCGAGTCGCTGCTGGAGTTCATCACCCCGGCCCTGCCCGACCCGGCGGATACGCTGGCGAGCCTGGACAGCATTCACCGTTTTGCCTACAGCAAGCTCGGTACCGAGTACCTGTGGAGCCCCTCGATGCCGTGCCCGTTGCCGGCCGAGGAAGACATCCCGATCGCCTACTACGGCACGTCCAATATCGGTCAGCTCAAGTATGTCTACCGCAAGGGCCTGGCGCTGCGCTACGGCAAGACCATGCAGTGTATCGCCGGCATTCACTACAATTTTTCCCTGCCGGAAAAACTCTGGCCACTGCTCAAGCAGGCCGAAGGCTTTACCGGCACCGACCGCGATTATCAGTCGTCGGCCTATATCGCGTTGATCCGCAACTTCCGCCGCTACAGCTGGCTGTTGATGTACCTGTTCGGTGCGTCGCCGGCGCTGGACGCCGGGTTCCTGCGCGGTCGTTCGCACCAGTTGGAACAGCTGGATCCGGACACCCTCTATTTGCCGTACGCCACCAGCCTGCGCATGAGCGACCTGGGTTACCAGAGCAACGCCCAGGCCGGCCTGACGCCGTGCTACAACGACCTGAACAGCTACACCGATAGCCTGCGCAAAGCGGTGGCAACACCCTATGCGCCGTATGTCGAAGTAGGCACCCACCAGGACGGTGAGTGGGTCCAGCTCAATACCAACATCCTGCAGATCGAAAACGAGTACTACTCCAACATCCGCCCGAAACGCGTGACCTACACCGGCGAGCGGCCGATCCAGGCGTTGATGGCCCGCGGCATCCAGTACGTCGAAGTACGCTGCCTGGACATCAACCCGTTCCTGCCGATGGGCATCGACCTTACCGAATCGCGCTTCCTCGACGCCTTCCTCTTGTACTGCGCGCTGAACGACAGCCCGTTGCTGACCAACACCAGCTGCACCAATGCCACCTCCAACTTCCTCAGCGTGGTCAAGGAAGGCCGTCGCCCGGGCCTGCAATTGCAACGCGACGGGCACCCGGTCGACCTGAAAGAGTGGGCTGGCCAATTGTTGGAGCAGATTGCCCCACTGGCCGCGCTGCTTGATCAGAGCCATGGCGGCGATGCCCATAGCAAAGCGCTGGACGCGCAGATGGCCAAGGTCCAGAACCCTGCCCTGACGCCATCGGCCCAGGTACTGGCGGCAATGGCCGAGCACAAGGAAAGCTTTGCCCAATTCTCCCTGCGTCAGAGCCGGGTACACGCGGAGTTTTTCCGCAGCGAGCCATTGCCGGCAGAGCAACAGACCAGGTTTGAAGAGCTCGCGCGTTCGTCGCTGGCCCAACAGGCTGAGCTTGAGCAGAACGAAGTCGGTGATTTCGATGTGTTTGTCGGGGCGTACCAGGCGAGCATTCTGGCGATTAGTAACTAG
- a CDS encoding PaaI family thioesterase, with protein sequence MDIPAGYTESAFFKLLGCRLHSLETGVAQVALALEPQLRNRANKLHGGALFSLVDIAMGLACSSTHGFDQQSATIECKINYIRAVEGGEVMCTARVIHPGRRTLVVEADVMQGDKLVAKAQGTFAVL encoded by the coding sequence ATGGACATTCCTGCCGGGTACACCGAAAGCGCATTTTTCAAGCTGCTGGGCTGCCGTTTGCACAGCCTGGAAACCGGGGTGGCGCAAGTCGCCCTGGCGCTTGAGCCGCAACTGCGCAATCGCGCCAACAAGCTGCACGGCGGGGCCTTGTTCAGCCTGGTGGACATTGCCATGGGGCTGGCCTGTTCCAGCACCCACGGCTTTGACCAGCAGAGCGCGACCATCGAGTGCAAGATCAACTACATCCGCGCCGTCGAAGGCGGCGAGGTAATGTGCACGGCGCGGGTGATCCACCCGGGCCGCCGCACGCTGGTGGTCGAGGCCGACGTGATGCAAGGCGACAAACTGGTCGCAAAAGCACAAGGCACGTTCGCTGTCCTGTAG